The DNA region CAGGGCGTCGTGATCATTGTGGTGGCCTTCTTGCAACGGGGAAAACGGTCATAAAGGCCGTGGAACCGGTCTGTGTTTCTCGGTTGCCTCCCTAGCAGATGCCTGTGTGGTCACGTGAGCCTCACCCGAAAAAAAGATATTAAGCGCCGCGTTCTTCCGCCCACCTCCGCATAGAAAACAAGGAGCCAACCATGTCTCAAACCCTAAAAAAACTCGCCGTCCTGTCCATCTCGCTGCTGGCCTCTGCCGCGCTGGCGCAAACGAAGCAGGTCATCGGTGTCTCCATCCCATCAGCGGACCACGGCTGGACGGGCGGCGTGGTGTACTGGGCCAACCAGACCAAAACAGAGCTGGAAAAGATGTATCCGGGCCTGACGGTGATCGTCAAGACGGCCAAGGACGCCAACGAGCAGGCCAACCAGATTCAGGACATGTACACGGTCAACAAGATCAATGCGCTGGTGATCCTGCCGCAGGAGAGTGCGCCGCTGACCCGGCCCGTCGCCAACCTCAAGAACAAGGGCGTGTTCACGGTGGTGGTGGACCGCGCGCTGACCGATCCCAAGGCGCAGGACGCCTACGTGGCCGGGGACAATCCGGGCCTGGGCCGCGTGAGTGGCGAATACGTGGGCAAAACGTTGGGCGGCAAGGGCAACGTGGTGGTGCTGCGCGGCATTGCCACCGTGATCGACAACCAGCGCGTGGACGCCTTCGACAAGGTGATGAAGGAGAAGTACCCGAACGTCAAGATTCTGGACCGGCAGTACGCCAACTGGAACCGCGACGACGGCTTCAAGGTCATGCAGGACTACCTGACCCGGTTTCCCAAGATCGACGCCGTATGGGCGCAGGACGACGATATTGCCGTGGGCGTGCTGAAGGCCATTGAGCAGGCCGGGCGCAAGGACATCAAATTCGTGCTGGGCGGCGCGGGCATGAAGGAAATGATCAAGAAGGTGCAGGACGGCGATCCCCTGATCACTGCCGACGTGACCTACCCGCCCAACATGATCCGCGAGGCCATGCTGCTGACCGCCAAATCGCGCATGACCAAAACCGCCATGCCCAAGACCACGATCATTCCCAGCCAACTGGTGACCAAGGACAATGCCGCCAAGTTCTACTTCCCGAATTCTCCGTTCTGAGGAGAGGATTGTCTCTTGGTGTGGCGGGGTAGCTGCCACGGTTTGGCCCCTCTGCTTCGCAGCTTTGCCAGTCCGTCCCTGGGGGACACCCCCCCCCAAGGGGAGGCAAATCGATTTCTCCGTGGCTAGATTGGCGGCGACTCCCGGCTTCCCTTGAAAAGAGCTGGCAGCGCAGCCAACTGGCTGGTACAACTCCGCAGGAGAGGGGTTAATCGTGGGAGCCACCCCATCACACCAGCGTCCAACTTGACCCCACCCCTGCCCTGGAGGCACCTTAGACCCATGCCAAGACCTGTCACTTTATTTACCGGCCAGTGGGCCGATCTTCCGCTGGCCCAACTCGCACCGCTGGCCAGACAGATGGGCTTCGACGGCCTGGAATTGGCCTGCTGGGGCGATCATTTCGACGTGCAGCGTGCGCTGAAAGAAGACGGCTACGTAGAAGGCGTGCGCGAGTTGCTCGCCAAACACGGTCTGCAAGTTCACGCCATCGGCAACCATCTGGTGGGGCAGGCGGTGTGTGATCCCATCGACGAGCGGCACAAATCCATCGTTCCCGCGCACGTCTGGGGCGACGGCGATCCCGAGGGTGTGCGCGTGCGGGCGGCCCAGGAAATCATCGACACCGGCAAGGCGGCGCGCAAGCTGGGTGTAAATGTGGTGACCGGCTTTACCGGATCGAGCATCTGGCACAGCCTCTACGCCTTTCCGCCCACCGATCAGGCGTACTGGGAACGCGGGTTTGCGGACTTCGCCCAGCGCTTCACACCCATCCTAGACGCGTTTGCGGAAGTGGACGTGAACTTCGCACTGGAGGTTCACCCCACCGAAATCGCTTTCGATACGGCCAGCGCCGCCCGTGCCCTGGACGCCGTGGGCAACCACCCGCGCTTCGGTTTCAACTACGATCCCAGCCATCTGGCGTATCAGGGCGTGGATTACGTGGGCTTCATTCGACGCTTCCCCCAGCGCATCTACCACGTTCACATCAAAGACGTGTGGTGGGGCCACGGCAGCGGCGAGGTGGGCGTCTTCGGCGGCCACACCACCTTCGGTGACAGACGGCGCTTCTGGGACTTTCGCTCGGTGGGACGCGGCGACGTGAAATTCGAGGACATCATCGTGGCGCTGCACGACATCGGGTATGAAGGTCCCCTGAGCATCGAGTGGGAGGACGCCCGCATGGACCGGGTGGCCGGCGCAACCGAGAGTGCGGCCTACACGCGCCGCCTGGATTTCCCGCCGTCGGACGTGGTCTTCGACGCGGCCTTCGCCAAGGAAGAGGCGTGAGCGACTATCAGCGCCCCCTTCGGCTGGCAATGGTGGGCGGTGGGCAGGACGCCTTTATCGGCGCAGTCCATCGGCACGCGGCGGCGCTGGACGGGCGCTACGTGCTGGTGGCCGGGGCGCTGTCCAGCACGCCGGAAAGGTCCAGAGAATCCGGCGCGGCGCTGGGCCTGCCGCCGGAGCGCAGTTACGGCACCTGGCAGGACCTTTTAGACGGCGAGAAAAACAGGGAGGACGGCGCAGAGGTCATCAGCATCGTCACGCCCAATCATCTGCACTTCCCGGTGGCGCTGGCAGCGGTTCAGGCCGGGTTTCACGTCATCTGCGATAAGCCCCTGGTGCCCACTCTCAAGGAAGCACAGGAGTTGGAGGCAGCCGTCCGACAGGCTGGAACCGCCTTCGCCGTGACCTACAACTATAGCGGCTACCCGATGATCCGTCAGGCCCGCGAGATGGTCCGCAAGGGCGAGCTGGGGAGCGTCCGCAAGGTGATCGTGGAATACCACCAGGGCTGGCTGGCCACCGAGCAGACGGGCAAACAGGCCGAGTGGCGCACCGATCCGGCCCGCAGCGGTCCTGCCGGGGCGCTGGGCGACATAGGCACCCACGCCGAGCAACTGACGACGTTTGTCAGTGGATTATCGCTGGCAGAGGTGGCCGCCGAGCTGACCGCCTTCGTACCGGGCCGCCCGCTGGACGACGACGCCAGCATGTTGCTGCGTTTTGAAGGGGGCGCAAGGGGCGTACTGACCGTCTCCCAGATCGAGATTGGCCGCGAGAATGACTTGCGCCTGTCCGTCTTCGGCACAAAGGGCAGCTTGAGCTGGCGGCAGGAAGACCCCAATCACCTCCTTTTTGACCAACTGGACAGGCCCCGGCAGATTCTGACGCGTGGCGGGCCGGGCACAGGCGGCGCGGCCAATGCCATGACCCGTCTTCCCGCAGGCCATCCCGAAGCGTTTATCGAGGCGTTCGCCAACATCTACCGCGCCGTGGCCGACGATCTGGCGGCGCGGGAACGGGGCGAGGGCGTCAACCCCGACTACCCCACAGTCAGCGACGGCGTGCAGGGCGTGGAGTTTATGACGTTCGTGCTGGAAAGTGCAGCAGCGAATGGAAACTGGGTTAGCCTGAAAGGCAGTGGCTAAGTCGAGCAAGCCCGAAACCGGGCGCGTCAGCATCCGCGAGGTGGCCGCCGCGTCGGGCGTCAGCACGGCCACGGTCTCCAAGGTGCTGTCGGGCCGCGCGGAGTATCCAGTGCGTGCCGAGACCGCCGAGCGGGTCAGGCGGGTGGCGCTGGAGCTGGGCTATGTGCCGGACGTGGCCGCCCGCAACCTGCGGACCCGGCAGACCGGGCAACTGGGCGTGGTGCTGGAAGCCGTGGGCGCGTCGGAACCCGACAGTCTGCTGGGGGCCATGACCACCAGCAACGCGGTGCGCCGGACCTTTGACGGCGCGATCATGGCGGGCCTCAGCGACGCGGCACGTAGCCTGAACGTGCCCGCACTGGTGGTCTATCCGGGCAGCAGCGGCCTGCACCACACCTATCTGGACGGGCGGGTGGACGGGCTGCTGGTCAGTTGCGATCCGTTGCGTGGCCACCAGTTGCTCCAGGATCTGGCACAGTTGCCGCTGCCCGTGGTGGCGCTGTGGACCCAGCGGGTGCCGCCGGGCATCAGCAGCGTGGACGTGGACCATACGGCGGGCGCGCGGCAGGCCGTCGAGCATCTGCTGGAGCTGGGGCACACCCGCATCGCCTTTTACGGCGGTGGTGAGGCCAGCGGCGTCGAACACTTCCAGCGCCGGGAAAAGGGCTACCGGGAAGCGATGACCGCCGCCGGACACTCCCCTCTGACCGCCGTGCATGACGGTGATCTGCTGGTGCAGACCGTCAGACGGGGCGAGGTGAGCGCGGTCTTCGCCGAAACCGATCTGGGCGCGGCGGCGGTGGTACAGGCCCTCGCCGGGGCCGGGCTGAGCGTTCCCGCCGACCTCTCGCTGGTGGGCTTCGACGACATCCTGGGCGCGGAATACATCGCGGGCGGCCTGACGACGGTGTATCAGCCCGCAGCAGAGATGGCGGCGGAAGGTGTGCGGGTGCTGCTGGCCCGGCTGAAGGGGAAGCCCGTGTCGCAGACGCTGCTGTCCCCGCATCTGCTGGTGCGCCGCAGCACCGCGCCGTTGACTGCTACCCAGATCCAGAGTCACGGCAACTGATTGAGTTGGCGTCAGGTGCGCCCCGGATATATGACCTCTTGACCTTTTGGAAGAACGGCGTATACTTCACTCACCGAAATCGTTTTCCTTAACCCAAACCGCTGGGACTTCCCTTCAAAGTCTATCTTTCTGTTCCGATTCGATTCTACCAAGGTGTCGGATTTCCCCCGTCTATTTACCGGCCTATAAGGCCAAATCAAGGAGTTCTATGAAACGAATGGGTATCTTGACCGCAGTTCTCGGCCTGAGCCTTCTCGCCTCGCCCGCCCTGGCTCAGAAACAGGTGGTGGTGGGCGTCAGTTGGTCCAACTTTCAGGAGGAGCGCTGGAAGACAGACGAAGCGGCGATCAAGGCGCAACTGGACAAGATGGGGGCCAAGTACATCAGCGCCGATGCCCAGAGTTCCAACGAGAAGCAGCTCTCGGACATCGAGAGTCTGGTGACGCGCGGCGCAACCGTGTTGCTGGTGCTGGCCCAGGACACCGAGGCCGTGCTGCCCGCCATCGCCAAGGCCAAGGCCGACGGCATTCCCGTGGTGTCCTATGACCGCCTGATCGAGGACCCCTGGGCGTTCTACATCTCCTTCGACAACAAGGAAGTTGGTCGGTTGCAGGCCAAGATGATTCTGGACGCCAAACCCAAGGGCAATTACGCCTTTATCAAGGGCAGCCCCAGCGATCCCAACGCGGCGCTGCTGTACGCCGGGCAACTGGAAGTGCTGGACAAGGCGATCAAGTCCGGCGCGATCAAGAACGTGGGCAGCCAGTTCACCGAAGGCTGGCAGCCCGAGATCGCCCAGCGCAACATGGAGCAGATGTTGACCGCCAACCAGAACAAGATTGACGCGGTGGTGGCCTCCAACGACGGCACGGCAGGGGGCGCGGTCTCGGCACTGGCGGGCGTGGGGCTGGCGGGCAAGATTCCCATCTCGGGCCAGGACGCCGACAAGGCCGCCCTGAACCGGATTGCCAGAGGACTGCAAACCGGGACCGTCTGGAAGGACTCGCGCACGCTGGGAACGGAAGCAGCCAAGATCGCCGTACAACTGGCGGGCGGCGCCAAGGTCAACGCCATCAAGGGCAGCAGCACCTTCAACGGCGGCCCCAAGAAGGTGGCAGTGTCCAGCATCCTCCTCAAGCCTGTCGTGATCACCAAGGCCAACCTGGGCACGCTGATCACCGCCAAGTGGGCCACCAAGGCTGAGATCTGCAACGGCGTGACGGGCGCTGCGGCCCCGGCAGCCTGCCGCTAAGCCCCTAGACCTTTCCAGGGGGAATGAA from Deinococcus sp. AJ005 includes:
- a CDS encoding LacI family DNA-binding transcriptional regulator produces the protein MAKSSKPETGRVSIREVAAASGVSTATVSKVLSGRAEYPVRAETAERVRRVALELGYVPDVAARNLRTRQTGQLGVVLEAVGASEPDSLLGAMTTSNAVRRTFDGAIMAGLSDAARSLNVPALVVYPGSSGLHHTYLDGRVDGLLVSCDPLRGHQLLQDLAQLPLPVVALWTQRVPPGISSVDVDHTAGARQAVEHLLELGHTRIAFYGGGEASGVEHFQRREKGYREAMTAAGHSPLTAVHDGDLLVQTVRRGEVSAVFAETDLGAAAVVQALAGAGLSVPADLSLVGFDDILGAEYIAGGLTTVYQPAAEMAAEGVRVLLARLKGKPVSQTLLSPHLLVRRSTAPLTATQIQSHGN
- the xylF gene encoding D-xylose ABC transporter substrate-binding protein — its product is MKRMGILTAVLGLSLLASPALAQKQVVVGVSWSNFQEERWKTDEAAIKAQLDKMGAKYISADAQSSNEKQLSDIESLVTRGATVLLVLAQDTEAVLPAIAKAKADGIPVVSYDRLIEDPWAFYISFDNKEVGRLQAKMILDAKPKGNYAFIKGSPSDPNAALLYAGQLEVLDKAIKSGAIKNVGSQFTEGWQPEIAQRNMEQMLTANQNKIDAVVASNDGTAGGAVSALAGVGLAGKIPISGQDADKAALNRIARGLQTGTVWKDSRTLGTEAAKIAVQLAGGAKVNAIKGSSTFNGGPKKVAVSSILLKPVVITKANLGTLITAKWATKAEICNGVTGAAAPAACR
- a CDS encoding ABC transporter substrate-binding protein, whose protein sequence is MSQTLKKLAVLSISLLASAALAQTKQVIGVSIPSADHGWTGGVVYWANQTKTELEKMYPGLTVIVKTAKDANEQANQIQDMYTVNKINALVILPQESAPLTRPVANLKNKGVFTVVVDRALTDPKAQDAYVAGDNPGLGRVSGEYVGKTLGGKGNVVVLRGIATVIDNQRVDAFDKVMKEKYPNVKILDRQYANWNRDDGFKVMQDYLTRFPKIDAVWAQDDDIAVGVLKAIEQAGRKDIKFVLGGAGMKEMIKKVQDGDPLITADVTYPPNMIREAMLLTAKSRMTKTAMPKTTIIPSQLVTKDNAAKFYFPNSPF
- a CDS encoding sugar phosphate isomerase/epimerase, whose protein sequence is MPRPVTLFTGQWADLPLAQLAPLARQMGFDGLELACWGDHFDVQRALKEDGYVEGVRELLAKHGLQVHAIGNHLVGQAVCDPIDERHKSIVPAHVWGDGDPEGVRVRAAQEIIDTGKAARKLGVNVVTGFTGSSIWHSLYAFPPTDQAYWERGFADFAQRFTPILDAFAEVDVNFALEVHPTEIAFDTASAARALDAVGNHPRFGFNYDPSHLAYQGVDYVGFIRRFPQRIYHVHIKDVWWGHGSGEVGVFGGHTTFGDRRRFWDFRSVGRGDVKFEDIIVALHDIGYEGPLSIEWEDARMDRVAGATESAAYTRRLDFPPSDVVFDAAFAKEEA
- a CDS encoding Gfo/Idh/MocA family protein gives rise to the protein MSDYQRPLRLAMVGGGQDAFIGAVHRHAAALDGRYVLVAGALSSTPERSRESGAALGLPPERSYGTWQDLLDGEKNREDGAEVISIVTPNHLHFPVALAAVQAGFHVICDKPLVPTLKEAQELEAAVRQAGTAFAVTYNYSGYPMIRQAREMVRKGELGSVRKVIVEYHQGWLATEQTGKQAEWRTDPARSGPAGALGDIGTHAEQLTTFVSGLSLAEVAAELTAFVPGRPLDDDASMLLRFEGGARGVLTVSQIEIGRENDLRLSVFGTKGSLSWRQEDPNHLLFDQLDRPRQILTRGGPGTGGAANAMTRLPAGHPEAFIEAFANIYRAVADDLAARERGEGVNPDYPTVSDGVQGVEFMTFVLESAAANGNWVSLKGSG